The genomic interval AATTTGTCCAATCATAGCATTGTAGGTTACAAAACAAATGTGAAGAATGTCACAGGATGTGATATGACATTTATCAGTATTGGACAAAATGGCTCTAGTTATAAAAATTCGCTTCATGTCTCGATGGACGGCTGATCTTCACCTTGCGGTTTTTCGCCTCCGTCAGCCCACAGACAATCATCATGCCGCAGGGGTAACAATTGTCACTTTGACAATCCCATGTAAATCTCATACAATTTATCCATATTCAACCCGGAGGTTAATAATAATGAAGAAGTTCGCTCTACTACTCTCAATCCTTGTGGTCGCCACAATGATTCTGGCGGCATGCGGCGGCGGTGGGAATTCTGAAGCAACAGCCACCCTGGAACCCGTACCGGCCGATTTCGCCGGCAAGACCAACCCGCTCGGAGCCGATGCGGCAACGGAAGGCGCAAAGGTCTTTCAAGTGAACTGTGAACCGTGCCACGGACCGCAAGGCCATGGCGATGGTCCGGCAGGCGCGGCGCTCGACCCGAAACCGAAGAACCTGGGCGAGTTGCAACAACGCGCTTCTGATGATTACTTGTTCTGGCGCGTGAACACCGGCAAGCCCGGCACCTCCATGGCGCCGTGGGCGGGTATTCTCACCGAAGAACAGATCTGGCAAGCGATTGCGTTCGTGCGCACCTTGACGCCGTAATCGTTTTTCAAACAAAAAAAGAGCGCTGCTTTTGAAGCAGCGCTCCTTTTTTGTTTATGAAACTTTCTTCGAATCCTGGATCCGCAACATCACATCATATTTCGCGTCCAACAAATGCTTTGCGCTTATTACAAATCACCAGCGCCTCACG from Candidatus Defluviilinea gracilis carries:
- a CDS encoding c-type cytochrome, whose amino-acid sequence is MKKFALLLSILVVATMILAACGGGGNSEATATLEPVPADFAGKTNPLGADAATEGAKVFQVNCEPCHGPQGHGDGPAGAALDPKPKNLGELQQRASDDYLFWRVNTGKPGTSMAPWAGILTEEQIWQAIAFVRTLTP